The bacterium genome has a window encoding:
- a CDS encoding aminopeptidase P family protein has protein sequence MAQSTGNINERIERIQKDIARNGYDGWLLYSFRKNNPVASSILSIPEHLTQKRRFFYYIPAQGTPKKLVHGIERYVLDTLPGEKVIFSSWQDLEAGLKAVTAGHKKIAMEYSPECNIPYVAIVDAGTIELVRKTTQAEIVSSADLVQYFDSTWDDQQLQLHVEAGKALTDIIPQVWGFIREKITGRQKVTEYDVQQFIHNQFIERGLTTGDLPNCSVNENAGDPHYEPTKDHCKEIHEGDLVLIDWWAKKNHPRGVYADYTQMGFVGKTVPEKFAKVFDVVVGARDAAIAFIKEEIAADRPLPGWKIDDVCRAHIVQHGYGEYFIHRTGHSIGEEVHGNGANIDNLETKDNRRIIPRTCFSIEPGIYFVGDFGVRTEVNVYVGDKKDVLVTGTPMQSSIFPILA, from the coding sequence ATGGCACAATCAACTGGTAACATCAATGAGCGCATTGAGAGAATACAAAAAGATATTGCGCGTAACGGGTACGACGGGTGGCTGCTGTACAGTTTTAGAAAAAACAATCCGGTCGCATCTAGCATTCTGAGCATACCGGAACATTTGACACAAAAGCGCCGATTTTTTTATTACATTCCTGCGCAAGGTACACCCAAAAAACTTGTTCACGGCATAGAGCGTTATGTTTTGGATACGTTGCCGGGTGAAAAAGTGATCTTTTCCAGTTGGCAGGATCTTGAAGCCGGATTAAAGGCCGTCACCGCAGGGCATAAAAAAATTGCGATGGAATATTCGCCTGAATGTAACATTCCGTATGTGGCTATCGTGGATGCCGGTACAATCGAATTGGTCAGAAAAACCACGCAAGCCGAAATCGTTTCTTCCGCCGATCTGGTTCAATATTTTGATTCGACTTGGGATGATCAGCAATTGCAATTGCACGTCGAAGCCGGTAAAGCCTTGACGGATATCATTCCGCAAGTGTGGGGGTTTATTCGTGAAAAAATAACCGGTCGCCAAAAAGTCACCGAATACGATGTACAGCAATTTATTCACAACCAATTTATCGAACGCGGGTTAACCACGGGCGACTTGCCAAATTGCTCTGTCAATGAAAATGCCGGCGATCCGCATTATGAGCCGACAAAAGATCATTGTAAAGAAATCCATGAAGGGGATTTGGTGCTCATTGATTGGTGGGCCAAGAAAAATCATCCGCGCGGCGTTTATGCCGATTATACGCAGATGGGTTTTGTCGGCAAAACGGTACCCGAAAAATTTGCCAAAGTGTTTGATGTGGTTGTCGGCGCACGCGATGCCGCGATCGCTTTTATAAAAGAAGAAATCGCCGCCGATCGTCCGCTTCCGGGTTGGAAAATCGATGATGTTTGCCGTGCGCATATCGTCCAGCATGGTTATGGAGAATATTTCATTCACCGTACCGGCCACTCGATCGGTGAAGAAGTGCATGGCAACGGCGCCAATATTGATAATCTTGAAACCAAAGATAATCGCCGCATTATTCCGCGTACATGTTTTTCGATCGAACCCGGAATTTATTTTGTAGGCGACTTCGGCGTGCGTACCGAAGTGAATGTGTATGTCGGAGACAAAAAAGATGTTTTGGTGACCGGCACACCGATGCAATCATCCATATTCCCTATTTTAGCGTAA